The following proteins are encoded in a genomic region of Sorangiineae bacterium MSr12523:
- the rpe gene encoding ribulose-phosphate 3-epimerase, with amino-acid sequence MKPDKDRIIIAPSILSADFGRLAEEVRAVEAAGADWIHVDVMDGRFVPNITIGPPVVKAVRKVTKLRLDTHLMIVEPEKYIDAFAEAGADGLTVHVEACTHLHRTLERIRHLGLRAGVVLNPSTSEETLRYVMDLVDLVLVMSVNPGFGGQSFIESTLPKLTAIRKMIDQSGRAIDLEIDGGISPETAERAVRAGARALVAGNAIFTHPPYERAISAILTEAQKGLV; translated from the coding sequence ATGAAGCCCGACAAGGATCGCATCATCATCGCCCCCTCGATATTGTCCGCCGATTTCGGCCGCCTTGCGGAGGAGGTTCGCGCCGTCGAGGCCGCGGGCGCAGACTGGATCCACGTGGACGTGATGGACGGTCGGTTCGTCCCGAACATCACCATCGGCCCGCCGGTGGTGAAGGCCGTGCGCAAGGTCACCAAGCTGAGGCTCGATACCCACCTGATGATCGTGGAGCCGGAAAAATACATCGATGCCTTCGCCGAAGCGGGGGCCGATGGTTTGACGGTGCACGTCGAGGCTTGCACGCACCTGCATCGCACGCTGGAGCGCATTCGACATCTCGGGCTGCGCGCCGGGGTGGTCCTCAACCCGTCCACCAGCGAAGAGACCCTTCGCTACGTGATGGACTTGGTCGATCTGGTGCTCGTGATGAGCGTCAACCCGGGATTCGGCGGGCAGTCGTTCATCGAATCGACGCTGCCCAAACTGACGGCCATCCGCAAGATGATCGACCAAAGCGGGCGGGCCATCGATTTGGAGATCGATGGCGGAATTTCGCCGGAAACGGCGGAGAGGGCCGTGCGCGCGGGGGCCCGGGCGCTGGTCGCCGGAAACGCTATTTTCACGCACCCACCCTACGAACGGGCTATTTCGGCTATTTTGACCGAAGCTCAAAAAGGGCTCGTTTGA